AGCCGGCTGATCCCAGGCTCGGGAATGAATAATGGAAAGGTACGGCGTATTCAGTTCCCGTGGCACCTGTTAGGCTGCTGCCTCCCCCTGCCTATCCCCCCACCCATGCTTCTACTCAACCCCTCAGAGATGTAGACGCAGATGGTAATCACTAATCTCCAATCTCCTAAGAGGCCAGGCTGATCTTGGATGAGCAGATCAGCAGCTTTGCTTCTTGGGGCTGAGGTCCAGTTTGGAAAGGAGCAGGAGCTCTGGGGCTACCACATGAAGAGGGGGCAAGCCCGCactaccctctctgagcctcagtttccccatctgttcaTTAGGAATGAACCAACCAGTTTTGGAGTAAGGACCACACCAGCATGTGGGAAGCCTGAGGCCAGTACAAAGTAAGCTCCTGACACACCTGCTGGGTCTGCCCTTAGTTCTGCTGCCAACTGGCTCTGGACTATAGGTAGCCATCTtctctctccaggcctcagtttccctgtgtgTGCAATGCGGGGAGAAGCGGAGCAGAGGAATCCCGCTAGCTTTACATCCTGAAGCGGTCTATAGAAGACTGATGGATCGTGAGGCTGGTGGGGTAAGGAGGGGCTCACCTTAATGCTGCAGCCTCCCCGGCTACCAGGGGAGGCATGGCTGAAGCTGGTGACGTGAGTGATGCTACCCAGCTGGGCCAGGGTCCCGGGGCTGCTGATATGGGTAATGGTGCTCTTGCCCCCACTGCTGGTGCTGAGGAGGGTGGGAGGCGCCCGGAGCCCCAGCGTCAGTTCTGGAGGGGGAGAAGGGCTACTGTCAGATCAGCTGCAGTGAGGGAGATGCCAGCCAAGGCTAATGGTGCCCCTTGCTCCCAGCACAGCCTTTGGAGACACCCTGAACCTTGGCCACAGCGCTGGTCCTATTTGCAGAGCTGGGTGGGTGGCTGGCTGCAGACACTCCTTCCCAGCAGTGGTGAGAGAGCAGGGAGGCCTACCTGCCCTCTGGTTGCCTGTGGGCAGCAGCACTCGGCTAGTGGATGCTTGGCCACGGCCATCCTTGATCTCGATGGTGAATGTGGTCTTCATACTGGCCCCTGGCTCGGCAATGCCGACAGGCACGGGAAGCGGGGCACTGGGCTCCTCTGAGCGGGCCACGGGCCCCCCTGCTCCGTTTTCAAGGGGCCTGGCAGCCAAGCCCCGCCCCCTGGGGCCCTCCTCCCGGGGGTAGCTCTGAAGCTGGGCCAGGGGCCTGGCTGTTCCTCGTGGCTCCTTGCTGGGGCGGGAGGAGGTGTCACTGGGGCCCCGTGAGGAGGAGCCGCtggaagaggaggcaggggtAGTGCTGATGTGGGAGGGGCCCAGGAGTCTTGCGGGGGTCGAGGAACCCAGGGCCAATCGGGATGGACCATCCTGGAGCCTGGCAGCCATGGGAGAATCAGAGGTGAACTTGCGCACACGATCCCGCACGGAGCCAGCCCGCTGGAATGGGGAAGGTCCaccggcaggggtggggggctctaGAAGGGATTAAGAGTGCTATCAGTGACTTGGTGGGCCAGGGACTGCCCCAAGTCTCCAGAAGTGGGAACAGGTAGTACCTCGGTTCTGGGCTGGCTGGCAGGGGCTGAGCACCGACAGGGAGCGTTGGCAGGGACGGGGTCCAGCCAGGTCTAGCACTTTGGAAAAATGGTGGTGGCCAGGTGGGGGAAGATAAAGGAGACTGCCTATGGGGGTTCCACCTCTCATAGTTCTCTTCTCTACACCACCTCAGCCTCTCAGCCCCTTCTTGTACTCcagcctccccatcccatcttgtacCTCCTTAGCTCCTGGCCTCCCCATTCAGCTGTATCTAGCTTATaggctcctccttctcctcccacacTGACCCTAGGATGACTTGGACActcctgggggctggggccaggCTTGGGCTGGAGGAAGGGTGCCTAGATCCTCCCtgctgatgggggtgggggacacccccccgggggggggggggcagtactACCCATGGCCTCAGCTGGGAGATGGGTGCACTCCCTTATTGGGAAAAAGAATGTGCCTGAGGCCCGTTGCCTTTCAAGGCTGCTGGGAGGCCTCTGGCcatgggtgggggggcgggccaggctgggggtggggacacttCAGGGCAGTGGGAGGAGTGTCAGGGACTGCCTAGCCTTGAAGAAGCTGAAGCTGTCTAGGCACGAGAGCCCATTTTCCAGACACAGAAGGGGAGGCTTGTAGCTACCTCTGCTGGGACTCTCACCTGCTCTCTTTGTGTTGGAGGGACCTTTGGTGGGACCTTGGACAGCTGGGGGCTCTGTGAGGCCAGGCAGGAGCTGCAGGGGAAACACAGCATAGGCAGAGCCTGTCTCCCAAATCAAGGAGCTCACCTGCCTGGTATCCCTGTCCCTCATCCAGACTCACCTTGCTGACCACCTGCCTCTCAGTGCTGGGGGTGGCTGGTGGTTCCTGGGGCTCAGGACTTGTGGCTCTGGGTGGCCTGGAGGGTGGCTCAGGGCTGCCCACAGCCTCAGCAGCAGGACACTGGGCCTCAGCAGGCTCTAGTGGAGGCTCAGGAGAAGCAGTGGTGGGTGAACTGATGGGCGAGGCAGGTAAGCTGGGTGTGCCCCCAGGTGGGGCCCGAAGCAGGAGTGTCACCGTGGTCACATCCCGGGTGGtgccctgggggggtggggttggctCTGggacctctgcctgctgctcctgttTCTCTGGCTCTGGCACCTGTGGGTGATCCACAGGATGCCACCAAAGCTCCCCAGACTGGCAGGTGCCCAGGGCAGGGCATGCAAAGCAGAGGGGGTAGGCAGAGCTTCCCATGAGCATACCCGCACACGCATGCAGGCTGATCTTCACTTCCCCGCCTCCCGGCACTGCCTAGTTGAGGGTGGTTTGGAGAGGACCAGATCCTATGCCAAGGGTAGGGGATGACAAGAGACCTGCTGGGAACTCCTGGCCTTAATAGATCCCTGGAGCAGAGGCCCCCTGACTCCTGGATCCTAGTCAGGCTAatcagtgtgtgtgtctgtgggggtAGTCCTTCAGGGACTGGGACCCAGCGGCCTCTGCTGGCCACTTCTGGAATCTACACAGCTTGACCTTTCACCCACACTCCCTAGAGAATAGTCAATTCCCAACAGTGCTCCACCCGTCAGCTGGGATGTGATAGGCAGGCCCTGATAAGCCAAAGTCAGGATGTGGGCTTCTGGATAGGGAGGCACAGCCTCAGGGATCGGTTTAAGCTGGGGAGGTTACCAGGGTCAGATTTGCATTTCAGGGAGACTGCACTGGCTACAGAGCAGAGGTCGGATGGCCATGGAGGGCCGGATGGCCATGGTGGAAGAGAGTTAGGCATGGAAGTTGGGAAGCCAGCAGGGTGGTAATGGGAGACACACTCGGGAGCAGTACAGACAAGATGGCTTTGAGGGGACGGCCTGGCTAGATGCAGAGCCTGGACTGGGGGACACATGGCCAGAAGTTGTGCAGGAGAATAGGCAGAGGCCTGAGACAGAGCCTTAGTGTCCCCCaaacacctcccacccccagtcaAGTACCAGCCTAGCAAAGACACACTGGTGCCCTCTGCTGCTGGCATCCATGGGTGCAGGACACTGGGCtaccctcccaccctgcccacctTCCTTACCTCACACCGTTCCAGCCTCTGTGCTGCCCGCCCCTTGCTCTCCTCTCTTGAGCCACTGTTGGCATGCCCACTGCACAACCTCCCGGCCAATGTGGCggctggaagggaaggaaaaaaatgccagGTGAGTGGCCAGGAGGGGATGTGGGTGGTGAGCAGCAGGGCACAGGGCGGGACTGGGGCGGTACACATACCCTCAATCTCCTGGGCCCTTACGCGGCGGATGGCAGCACGGATTAGCTTGCGTTCTTCATACTCACCAGCACCTCGCAGCTGGGGATGAGAAGCAGGCCGTGAGAGCTGGACTGTGGAGTCTGGCTCTTCACCCGCCCTGGCCCATCCCCTGCCCTGGCCTGGGCCTCACCAGTGCGGTCAGCTCTTCCACATCATTCATGGACTCCAGCCGCCCAGCCAGCCGCGCCAGAGCAGCTCGCTGCTCCGCCTCCTGCTGCTGAGAGCTGCGGGGACATCAGGACTCTGACCCCCACTGCCATAGCCAGGTCACAGAGGATGCGGGCTGAGGGCAGTGGCCAGGACTAGGTACCCAGAACCTTGGCAGGGGGCAGGTGGCAGTGCATGCCCTCTGGCTACACATTGGCACACACATGCCCATGTATATGAGCACTAAGACCACGGGCTCCGATATGCTACTGACACAGGCATGTGTAGGACTCCACGTCTGGCGAGGGGTCCGGACCCACAGACATCTCGGCGTATTCCAGATGCCTGCCTGTGCTGCCCTTTGCACACCCAGCTGGGGAGTAGACACCTGTGCTCCCACCTGCCTGCACAACACCTGCTGAGCCCCCAGTGTAGCCTCCTCCCACCTGTGTGACCAAGCTTCCCTGGCCACTCACTGCAGCCAGTTCTCCTTGTTGTCCTGCCGCTCAGCACGGAAGCGCTTGGATGCCAGGGCCTCCTCCTCACGCTGCAGCTCCTGCCGCTGCAGCTCCCGGATGGCTGAGCGGATGCGGCGCCGCTCAGCCAGATCCGCTGTGACCTCCAGCTGTGGGATAGGCAGGGGCGAGGGGCCAGTCATTTTGGCTGCTGGGGCAGAGGGCGGGCACTAGCTGCCCACAGCTTGGCCTGGGCCACAATGAGTGGTCTGTCTCTACTCTCTCTGCCACATGCCTGTCACGAGcctgccctcccacccacccagggTCTCAGGGAGACCCGGCCCATGGAAATAGAGCTCCTAGATGGCTCACTGTGCATGATCGCTTTATAGAGTGGGCGGCGAGCGACCACCCGCCTGGGCATTGCTTCCTAAGATTTGACTCCTGTCTCAGAGTTCTTCATTGAACCCCCTAAAACAGCCTGGGAGTCAGGAGGAGTGAGGCCACCCTATGGGCTCCCAACAGGGTCCCCGGGGAGGAAAGCGTGCTTAGGATGGCTAGAGTCCACCATGTGAGCAAGGAAGATTCCCATGTTCTGTCCCAAAGCACTACAGCCTTGCTGAGGGTGGCAGCCTCATCCACATCGGACTGATGGAAAAAACTATGCAGAAGCAGGTGTTCAGGAGTCCTAGTAACTTGACTGGCTAGAGGCTATTTTTTTCCCCCGATACTGACCCAGTCCTAACCACCATCAAAGGCTCTAGGGCCCAGAGTAGGAGGGTCAGCTCCCCAGACAGATAATATAGCTGCACTAGGGTCTACCCAGGGCCCTAGAGAGGgtataaatggggggggggaggtgctCCCACCAGCTTCTTAGCCTCTCAATCCCTGGGAGATTGGGGGTGGCTGGTCTAACCAGGTTCAGAAAGGGTACCTTTGCTGGGCAGTCAGCCAATTCTGTTGTACTCccccctgcccaggccccacATCTCTCCCCTCTACAGTCTGTGGCTCAAGAGAGAGAGGACTGGCCCAGGGAAATCATTCAGGGGTAGGGTCCAGGAACCCTCTACCTCCTTCCTTTACAGCCTTTTCCTCCATCATTCCTTCCTACTCCAGGACAGGGGGTGAAGTGGTGGGGACAGGTTTCAGCAGGGGTATGGGTTGGTCCAATCTGCCATCAGGTCACTTGCCCTGGTCTGAAAAGAGTAAGGAGAGTTCTGGGGGACAGATCTCTCCACGAGTCCCTCAGGCACCACATTTCTGTGAAGCTATGGGAGGATCCCTTGAGGTTCAGGCCAGAACCCCCAGCTTGCTCCACCCTCAGTCTGTGCCTGGCTGGGTGGCTGGGAggtccttaacctctctgtgtcttggttttctCACTTGCCAAAAGGAACAATTGCTCCCACCTCAGGgcagtgggtggggatgggggcagtgACTTGGGGTCCCCTTGCATAGCTGTACATATAATAAACATTACCCCCTCCGTGGTTCCAGCCACttagaaggagagaaaggcaAGGGCAAATAAGTGTAAGATATGACGCATAAGTAACATTTATCGGGAACCTCTATGACAGACCCAGCACTGAGCCCCCCGTCTGCCCTAATCTCACAGAAACCCTAGGTGCTTTATCACTCCTATTTGACAGGTAAGGAAACTGTGGTTCAAGGGGAGAAAAGTCATTTGCTCAGAGCCAAATGACCTGAGCCAGGATCGAACCCATGTCTCTCTGACTCCAGCATCAGCCTTGTGCTGAAGATAGCTCTTTTGCTGGGGTCCCTCTACCAAGGTGGGTACCTCAAGGACCCTGGCACCACTGTGTAAGGAACCCTCTCTAGCCTGGACTAGAGACAACTATAAAGGCCAAAGGGGGCCTATTatagcagagggagggagcaagaggcttACCTTCCCACCCTCCAGTCCTGGCTTCAGAACTAGAGCTGTCTGTTACACTTGGAAATTGTGGGTCTGAGGAGTCAACTGGTTCAGTGCCCCTGTACAGAGGGTAAAGAGGCTAAGAGATGTCTAGCCTTCTTGTCTCCTGGGTACCTCTTCTGAATGCCCTGGGTTCCAGAGATGGGGTTCTTATCCCTGAAAACAGCATGATGTGGAACACCTGGCTATCTCTGAGAAGACTCACTGTCCCCATCTGGAAAATAGGATCCTCGGCTGATCCCCCCACCAAATGAGTAGAgcggggctgggggaaggagaacCTCATGCTACTGGTCGTCCCCAGCATGACGTTGCCCTTGAGCCTGGATACTGTCGGCTGACAGTGGCTTATGTTCCCTGCCCTCTCATGCCCCACCGTTGTGTGTggagggggctgtgggagggagggaaggaagtacAAAGAGCCATCGTCCaccagaaggaaggggaagaggataGGGCGGTTTCCGAAACTGCCCAGTGAAATTCTCCCGGGAGGAAAGACAGCACTTCCTCCTCCTGGGAGGCCGGGTCTCCGGGCCTTTCTGTCCTCGCtcttggggagtggggggtggggtctgaGAGGCCCCAGCATCTCTCTGGGA
This DNA window, taken from Mustela erminea isolate mMusErm1 chromosome 13, mMusErm1.Pri, whole genome shotgun sequence, encodes the following:
- the SMTN gene encoding smoothelin isoform X6, with product MADEAFTGLDEGALRKLLEVTADLAERRRIRSAIRELQRQELQREEEALASKRFRAERQDNKENWLHSQQQEAEQRAALARLAGRLESMNDVEELTALLRGAGEYEERKLIRAAIRRVRAQEIEAATLAGRLCSGHANSGSREESKGRAAQRLERCEVPEPEKQEQQAEVPEPTPPPQGTTRDVTTVTLLLRAPPGGTPSLPASPISSPTTASPEPPLEPAEAQCPAAEAVGSPEPPSRPPRATSPEPQEPPATPSTERQVVSKLLPGLTEPPAVQGPTKGPSNTKRAVLDLAGPRPCQRSLSVLSPCQPAQNREPPTPAGGPSPFQRAGSVRDRVRKFTSDSPMAARLQDGPSRLALGSSTPARLLGPSHISTTPASSSSGSSSRGPSDTSSRPSKEPRGTARPLAQLQSYPREEGPRGRGLAARPLENGAGGPVARSEEPSAPLPVPVGIAEPGASMKTTFTIEIKDGRGQASTSRVLLPTGNQRAELTLGLRAPPTLLSTSSGGKSTITHISSPGTLAQLGSITHVTSFSHASPGSRGGCSIKMEPEPAESPSAAVEVANGTEQSRVDKAPERRSPLSAEELMAIEDESILDKMLDQTTDFEERKLIRAALRELRQKKRDQRDKERERRLQEARARPGEGRGNTATETTTQHSQRAADGSAISTVTKTERLVHSNDGTRTARTTTVESSFVRRSENGGSSTMVQTKTFSSSSSKKMGSIFDREDEASPRPGSLAALEKRQAEKKKELMKAQSLPKTSASQARKAMIEKLEKEGAAGSPGGPRAAVQRSTSFGVPNANSIKQMLLDWCRAKTRGYEHVDIQNFSSSWSDGMAFCALVHNFFPEAFDYGQLSPQNRRQNFEVAFSSAETHADCPQLLDTEDMVRLREPDWKCVYTYIQEFYRCLVQKGLVKTKKS
- the SMTN gene encoding smoothelin isoform X8, whose amino-acid sequence is MADEAFTGLDEGALRKLLEVTADLAERRRIRSAIRELQRQELQREEEALASKRFRAERQDNKENWLHSQQQEAEQRAALARLAGRLESMNDVEELTALLRGAGEYEERKLIRAAIRRVRAQEIEAATLAGRLCSGHANSGSREESKGRAAQRLERCEVPEPEKQEQQAEVPEPTPPPQGTTRDVTTVTLLLRAPPGGTPSLPASPISSPTTASPEPPLEPAEAQCPAAEAVGSPEPPSRPPRATSPEPQEPPATPSTERQVVSKLLPGLTEPPAVQGPTKGPSNTKRAVLDLAGPRPCQRSLSVLSPCQPAQNREPPTPAGGPSPFQRAGSVRDRVRKFTSDSPMAARLQDGPSRLALGSSTPARLLGPSHISTTPASSSSGSSSRGPSDTSSRPSKEPRGTARPLAQLQSYPREEGPRGRGLAARPLENGAGGPVARSEEPSAPLPVPVGIAEPGASMKTTFTIEIKDGRGQASTSRVLLPTGNQRAELTLGLRAPPTLLSTSSGGKSTITHISSPGTLAQLGSITHVTSFSHASPGSRGGCSIKAAEDAGTPVAHPPAFSTRRRSSAGLARSSSLMEPEPAESPSAAVEVANGTEQSRVDKAPERRSPLSAEELMAIEDESILDKMLDQTTDFEERKLIRAALRELRQKKRDGGSSTMVQTKTFSSSSSKKMGSIFDREDEASPRPGSLAALEKRQAEKKKELMKAQSLPKTSASQARKAMIEKLEKEGAAGSPGGPRAAVQRSTSFGVPNANSIKQMLLDWCRAKTRGYEHVDIQNFSSSWSDGMAFCALVHNFFPEAFDYGQLSPQNRRQNFEVAFSSAETHADCPQLLDTEDMVRLREPDWKCVYTYIQEFYRCLVQKGLVKTKKS
- the SMTN gene encoding smoothelin isoform X2, with amino-acid sequence MADEAFTGLDEGALRKLLEVTADLAERRRIRSAIRELQRQELQREEEALASKRFRAERQDNKENWLHSQQQEAEQRAALARLAGRLESMNDVEELTALLRGAGEYEERKLIRAAIRRVRAQEIEAATLAGRLCSGHANSGSREESKGRAAQRLERCEVPEPEKQEQQAEVPEPTPPPQGTTRDVTTVTLLLRAPPGGTPSLPASPISSPTTASPEPPLEPAEAQCPAAEAVGSPEPPSRPPRATSPEPQEPPATPSTERQVVSKLLPGLTEPPAVQGPTKGPSNTKRAVLDLAGPRPCQRSLSVLSPCQPAQNREPPTPAGGPSPFQRAGSVRDRVRKFTSDSPMAARLQDGPSRLALGSSTPARLLGPSHISTTPASSSSGSSSRGPSDTSSRPSKEPRGTARPLAQLQSYPREEGPRGRGLAARPLENGAGGPVARSEEPSAPLPVPVGIAEPGASMKTTFTIEIKDGRGQASTSRVLLPTGNQRAELTLGLRAPPTLLSTSSGGKSTITHISSPGTLAQLGSITHVTSFSHASPGSRGGCSIKAAEDAGTPVAHPPAFSTRRRSSAGLARSSSLMEPEPAESPSAAVEVANGTEQSRVDKAPERRSPLSAEELMAIEDESILDKMLDQTTDFEERKLIRAALRELRQKKRDQRDKERERRLQEARARPGEGRGNTATETTTQHSQRAADGSAISTVTKTERLVHSNDGTRTARTTTVESSFVRRSENGGSSTMVQTKTFSSSSSKKMGSIFDREDEASPRPGSLAALEKRQAEKKKELMKAQSLPKTSASQARKAMIEKLEKEGAAGPGGPRAAVQRSTSFGVPNANSIKQMLLDWCRAKTRGYEHVDIQNFSSSWSDGMAFCALVHNFFPEAFDYGQLSPQNRRQNFEVAFSSAEMLVDCVPLVEVEDMMIMGKKPDPKCVFTYVQSLYNHLRRHELRLRGKNV
- the SMTN gene encoding smoothelin isoform X7 is translated as MADEAFTGLDEGALRKLLEVTADLAERRRIRSAIRELQRQELQREEEALASKRFRAERQDNKENWLHSQQQEAEQRAALARLAGRLESMNDVEELTALLRGAGEYEERKLIRAAIRRVRAQEIEAATLAGRLCSGHANSGSREESKGRAAQRLERCEVPEPEKQEQQAEVPEPTPPPQGTTRDVTTVTLLLRAPPGGTPSLPASPISSPTTASPEPPLEPAEAQCPAAEAVGSPEPPSRPPRATSPEPQEPPATPSTERQVVSKLLPGLTEPPAVQGPTKGPSNTKRAVLDLAGPRPCQRSLSVLSPCQPAQNREPPTPAGGPSPFQRAGSVRDRVRKFTSDSPMAARLQDGPSRLALGSSTPARLLGPSHISTTPASSSSGSSSRGPSDTSSRPSKEPRGTARPLAQLQSYPREEGPRGRGLAARPLENGAGGPVARSEEPSAPLPVPVGIAEPGASMKTTFTIEIKDGRGQASTSRVLLPTGNQRAELTLGLRAPPTLLSTSSGGKSTITHISSPGTLAQLGSITHVTSFSHASPGSRGGCSIKAAEDAGTPVAHPPAFSTRRRSSAGLARSSSLMEPEPAESPSAAVEVANGTEQSRVDKAPERRSPLSAEELMAIEDESILDKMLDQTTDFEERKLIRAALRELRQKKRDGGSSTMVQTKTFSSSSSKKMGSIFDREDEASPRPGSLAALEKRQAEKKKELMKAQSLPKTSASQARKAMIEKLEKEGAAGSPGGPRAAVQRSTSFGVPNANSIKQMLLDWCRAKTRGYEHVDIQNFSSSWSDGMAFCALVHNFFPEAFDYGQLSPQNRRQNFEVAFSSAEMLVDCVPLVEVEDMMIMGKKPDPKCVFTYVQSLYNHLRRHELRLRGKNV
- the SMTN gene encoding smoothelin isoform X4 produces the protein MADEAFTGLDEGALRKLLEVTADLAERRRIRSAIRELQRQELQREEEALASKRFRAERQDNKENWLHSQQQEAEQRAALARLAGRLESMNDVEELTALLRGAGEYEERKLIRAAIRRVRAQEIEAATLAGRLCSGHANSGSREESKGRAAQRLERCEVPEPEKQEQQAEVPEPTPPPQGTTRDVTTVTLLLRAPPGGTPSLPASPISSPTTASPEPPLEPAEAQCPAAEAVGSPEPPSRPPRATSPEPQEPPATPSTERQVVSKLLPGLTEPPAVQGPTKGPSNTKRAEPPTPAGGPSPFQRAGSVRDRVRKFTSDSPMAARLQDGPSRLALGSSTPARLLGPSHISTTPASSSSGSSSRGPSDTSSRPSKEPRGTARPLAQLQSYPREEGPRGRGLAARPLENGAGGPVARSEEPSAPLPVPVGIAEPGASMKTTFTIEIKDGRGQASTSRVLLPTGNQRAELTLGLRAPPTLLSTSSGGKSTITHISSPGTLAQLGSITHVTSFSHASPGSRGGCSIKAAEDAGTPVAHPPAFSTRRRSSAGLARSSSLMEPEPAESPSAAVEVANGTEQSRVDKAPERRSPLSAEELMAIEDESILDKMLDQTTDFEERKLIRAALRELRQKKRDQRDKERERRLQEARARPGEGRGNTATETTTQHSQRAADGSAISTVTKTERLVHSNDGTRTARTTTVESSFVRRSENGGSSTMVQTKTFSSSSSKKMGSIFDREDEASPRPGSLAALEKRQAEKKKELMKAQSLPKTSASQARKAMIEKLEKEGAAGSPGGPRAAVQRSTSFGVPNANSIKQMLLDWCRAKTRGYEHVDIQNFSSSWSDGMAFCALVHNFFPEAFDYGQLSPQNRRQNFEVAFSSAEMLVDCVPLVEVEDMMIMGKKPDPKCVFTYVQSLYNHLRRHELRLRGKNV
- the SMTN gene encoding smoothelin isoform X5, with translation MADEAFTGLDEGALRKLLEVTADLAERRRIRSAIRELQRQELQREEEALASKRFRAERQDNKENWLHSQQQEAEQRAALARLAGRLESMNDVEELTALLRGAGEYEERKLIRAAIRRVRAQEIEAATLAGRLCSGHANSGSREESKGRAAQRLERCEVPEPEKQEQQAEVPEPTPPPQGTTRDVTTVTLLLRAPPGGTPSLPASPISSPTTASPEPPLEPAEAQCPAAEAVGSPEPPSRPPRATSPEPQEPPATPSTERQVVSKLLPGLTEPPAVQGPTKGPSNTKRAVLDLAGPRPCQRSLSVLSPCQPAQNREPPTPAGGPSPFQRAGSVRDRVRKFTSDSPMAARLQDGPSRLALGSSTPARLLGPSHISTTPASSSSGSSSRGPSDTSSRPSKEPRGTARPLAQLQSYPREEGPRGRGLAARPLENGAGGPVARSEEPSAPLPVPVGIAEPGASMKTTFTIEIKDGRGQASTSRVLLPTGNQRAELTLGLRAPPTLLSTSSGGKSTITHISSPGTLAQLGSITHVTSFSHASPGSRGGCSIKMEPEPAESPSAAVEVANGTEQSRVDKAPERRSPLSAEELMAIEDESILDKMLDQTTDFEERKLIRAALRELRQKKRDQRDKERERRLQEARARPGEGRGNTATETTTQHSQRAADGSAISTVTKTERLVHSNDGTRTARTTTVESSFVRRSENGGSSTMVQTKTFSSSSSKKMGSIFDREDEASPRPGSLAALEKRQAEKKKELMKAQSLPKTSASQARKAMIEKLEKEGAAGSPGGPRAAVQRSTSFGVPNANSIKQMLLDWCRAKTRGYEHVDIQNFSSSWSDGMAFCALVHNFFPEAFDYGQLSPQNRRQNFEVAFSSAEMLVDCVPLVEVEDMMIMGKKPDPKCVFTYVQSLYNHLRRHELRLRGKNV
- the SMTN gene encoding smoothelin isoform X3 yields the protein MADEAFTGLDEGALRKLLEVTADLAERRRIRSAIRELQRQELQREEEALASKRFRAERQDNKENWLHSQQQEAEQRAALARLAGRLESMNDVEELTALLRGAGEYEERKLIRAAIRRVRAQEIEAATLAGRLCSGHANSGSREESKGRAAQRLERCEVPEPEKQEQQAEVPEPTPPPQGTTRDVTTVTLLLRAPPGGTPSLPASPISSPTTASPEPPLEPAEAQCPAAEAVGSPEPPSRPPRATSPEPQEPPATPSTERQVVSKLLPGLTEPPAVQGPTKGPSNTKRAVLDLAGPRPCQRSLSVLSPCQPAQNREPPTPAGGPSPFQRAGSVRDRVRKFTSDSPMAARLQDGPSRLALGSSTPARLLGPSHISTTPASSSSGSSSRGPSDTSSRPSKEPRGTARPLAQLQSYPREEGPRGRGLAARPLENGAGGPVARSEEPSAPLPVPVGIAEPGASMKTTFTIEIKDGRGQASTSRVLLPTGNQRAELTLGLRAPPTLLSTSSGGKSTITHISSPGTLAQLGSITHVTSFSHASPGSRGGCSIKAAEDAGTPVAHPPAFSTRRRSSAGLARSSSLMEPEPAESPSAAVEVANGTEQSRVDKAPERRSPLSAEELMAIEDESILDKMLDQTTDFEERKLIRAALRELRQKKRDQRDKERERRLQEARARPGEGRGNTATETTTQHSQRAADGSAISTVTKTERLVHSNDGTRTARTTTVESSFVRRSENGGSSTMVQTKTFSSSSSKKMGSIFDREDEASPRPGSLAALEKRQAEKKKELMKAQSLPKTSASQARKAMIEKLEKEGAAGSPGGPRAAVQRSTSFGVPNANSIKQMLLDWCRAKTRGYEHVDIQNFSSSWSDGMAFCALVHNFFPEAFDYGQLSPQNRRQNFEVAFSSAETHADCPQLLDTEDMVRLREPDWKCVYTYIQEFYRCLVQKGLVKTKKS
- the SMTN gene encoding smoothelin isoform X1, producing MADEAFTGLDEGALRKLLEVTADLAERRRIRSAIRELQRQELQREEEALASKRFRAERQDNKENWLHSQQQEAEQRAALARLAGRLESMNDVEELTALLRGAGEYEERKLIRAAIRRVRAQEIEAATLAGRLCSGHANSGSREESKGRAAQRLERCEVPEPEKQEQQAEVPEPTPPPQGTTRDVTTVTLLLRAPPGGTPSLPASPISSPTTASPEPPLEPAEAQCPAAEAVGSPEPPSRPPRATSPEPQEPPATPSTERQVVSKLLPGLTEPPAVQGPTKGPSNTKRAVLDLAGPRPCQRSLSVLSPCQPAQNREPPTPAGGPSPFQRAGSVRDRVRKFTSDSPMAARLQDGPSRLALGSSTPARLLGPSHISTTPASSSSGSSSRGPSDTSSRPSKEPRGTARPLAQLQSYPREEGPRGRGLAARPLENGAGGPVARSEEPSAPLPVPVGIAEPGASMKTTFTIEIKDGRGQASTSRVLLPTGNQRAELTLGLRAPPTLLSTSSGGKSTITHISSPGTLAQLGSITHVTSFSHASPGSRGGCSIKAAEDAGTPVAHPPAFSTRRRSSAGLARSSSLMEPEPAESPSAAVEVANGTEQSRVDKAPERRSPLSAEELMAIEDESILDKMLDQTTDFEERKLIRAALRELRQKKRDQRDKERERRLQEARARPGEGRGNTATETTTQHSQRAADGSAISTVTKTERLVHSNDGTRTARTTTVESSFVRRSENGGSSTMVQTKTFSSSSSKKMGSIFDREDEASPRPGSLAALEKRQAEKKKELMKAQSLPKTSASQARKAMIEKLEKEGAAGSPGGPRAAVQRSTSFGVPNANSIKQMLLDWCRAKTRGYEHVDIQNFSSSWSDGMAFCALVHNFFPEAFDYGQLSPQNRRQNFEVAFSSAEMLVDCVPLVEVEDMMIMGKKPDPKCVFTYVQSLYNHLRRHELRLRGKNV